A single genomic interval of Malania oleifera isolate guangnan ecotype guangnan chromosome 11, ASM2987363v1, whole genome shotgun sequence harbors:
- the LOC131168497 gene encoding protease Do-like 1, chloroplastic → MAAASLISALVSPSSANLSPTLFRSAPKRPKLSLPLRANPSPVLFLLRTHSSRQDSPVPETHNSSCFHKLFLAVKPFSSAFDSFLLLCTSVALSFSLFVADVDSASAFVVTPPRKLQTDELATVRLFQENTPSVVYITNLAVRQDVFTLDVLEVPQGSGSGFVWDKDGHIVTNYHVIRGASDLRVTLADQTTYDAKVVGFDQDKDVAVLRVDAPKDKLRPIPIGISADLLVGQKVYAIGNPFGLDHTLTTGVISGLRREISSAATGRPIQDVIQTDAAINPGNSGGPLLDSSGNLIGINTAIYSPSGASSGVGFSIPVDTVGGIVNQLVQFGKVTRPILGIKFAPDQSVEQLGVSGVLVLDAPANGPAGKAGLQPTKRDAYGRLVLGDIITSVNGRKISNGSDLYRILDQCKVGDKVVVEVLRGDHKEKVPVTLEPKPDES, encoded by the exons ATGGCTGCTGCTTCTCTCATTTCCGCGCTCGTCTCCCCTTCTTCTGCAAATCTCTCTCCTACCCTTTTCCGCTCTGCTCCCAAAAGACCCAAGCTCTCCCTCCCCCTCCGCGCAAACCCATCTCCCGTTCTCTTTCTTCTTCGTACTCACTCATCCCGTCAAGACTCTCCAGTTCCCGAAACCCATAATTCTTCTTGCTTCCACAAGCTCTTCCTTGCTGTAAAGCCCTTCTCCTCTGCTTTCGactcctttcttcttctctgCACTTCCGTGGCTCTGTCTTTCTCTCTGTTCGTCGCGGATGTTGACTCTGCGTCGGCCTTCGTTGTCACGCCTCCCAGGAAATTGCAGACAGACGAGCTCGCTACGGTTCGTCTTTTTCAGGAGAACACACCTTCTGTTGTGTACATAACCAATCTTGCTGTCAG GCAGGATGTGTTCACTTTGGATGTGCTCGAGGTGCCGCAGGGGTCTGGGTCGGGCTTTGTCTGGGATAAAGATGGTCACATTGTCACAAATTATCATGTGATTCGCGGTGCGTCTGATCTAAG GGTCACTCTTGCTGACCAGACAACATATGATGCAAAAGTAGTTGGATTTGACCAGGACAAGGATGTTGCTGTTCTGCGTGTTGATGCACCAAAAGACAAACTAAGACCAATACCTATTGGCATCTCAGCAGACTTGCTTGTTGGTCAGAAAGTATATGCTATTGGAAACCCT TTTGGGCTTGACCATACGCTTACGACTGGAGTTATCAG TGGGCTACGCAGAGAAATCAGTTCTGCTGCTACTGGTCGTCCAATTCAGGATGTTATACAAACTGATGCTGCTATCAACCCTGGGAATAGTGGAGGTCCACTTCTTGATAGTTCAGGAAACCTTATTGGGATAAACACAGCGATATATTCTCCATCTGGTGCATCCTCTGGCGTTGGATTTTCAATTCCAGTTGACACT GTTGGTGGCATTGTTAACCAGTTGGTTCAGTTTGGGAAGGTTACAAGACCTATTTTAGGAATTAAGTTTGCTCCCGATCAGTCTGTGGAGCAATTGGGGGTTAGTGGGGTGCTTGTTCTGGATGCTCCAGCAAATGGCCCAGCTGGCAAAGCG GGTCTGCAACCAACTAAACGTGACGCTTATGGTAGGCTTGTTTTAGGTGACATCATAACATCTGTGAATGGAAGAAAGATCTCTAATGGCAGTGATTTGTACAGAATTCTTGACCAATGTAAAGTGGGTGACAAG GTGGTCGTGGAGGTGTTACGTGGTGATCACAAAGAGAAGGTCCCTGTAACTCTTGAACCAAAGCCAGATGAGTCATGA